A single Endozoicomonas sp. NE40 DNA region contains:
- a CDS encoding glycogen/starch/alpha-glucan phosphorylase — MSANKTEQYATTTLDADQLAHSIKRHLQQSLGVDLEEAGPAEYWEALSLVVREQGLDLIRKTRHKERDEKARRVYYLSLEFLVGRLLGNNLHNLGIYHQAEEAMANLGVNLSDVLEHETDPALGNGGLGRLAACFMDSLATLDLPAFGYGINYRFGLFKQDFAGGKQVESPDAWREESCPWGIERPKRKQLIKLYGRVTERAGKAVWEDTQEILGMPWDVPVTGYGTDTVNTLRLWESRAAEGFDLSSFDEGRYQESRSGEIQAENVSQVLYPNDNHPAGKELRLIQQYFFVACSIADLIARYKRENGDNWDGFAEKVAIQLNDTHPAIAVPELMRILMDEEDIVFSKALSICREVFSYTNHTLLPEALEKWPQNLITKVLPRHMQIIHMINYHFLHTEVETQWPGDNNMKRRLSIIEEPERPGGQQMVRMAYLSVVGSHKVNGVAALHSGLVKTTLFPEFNELWPDKLVNVTNGVTPRRWLDYCNPELAKLIDDTIGKDEKADWRKDLSKLDAINAYADDPAFQKKFAAIKHNNKIRFAAVVKELCNIDISPDAIFDVQIKRLHEYKRQQLNLLHIMALYRRLLDNPDLDVPQRVFIFGAKAAPGYKVAKTIIHAINRVAERVNNDRRIKDKLKVVFLPNYRVSLAEKIIPAADVSEQISTAGFEASGTGNMKFALNGALTVGTLDGANVEIAEEVGDDNIFIYGLTVEEVAELRHRGYNPKDVYNSNAELKAVIDWLASGDLCPEEPDAFRPLVDSLLGGDYFLTLVDYQAYSDAHDKIVETWNKPELWWKMAIINTASMGKFSSDRSIMDYAKTIWNMA, encoded by the coding sequence ATGAGCGCAAACAAGACTGAGCAGTACGCAACTACAACACTTGATGCCGACCAGCTGGCACACAGCATCAAGCGCCACTTGCAGCAGTCTCTGGGTGTTGATCTGGAGGAGGCTGGGCCGGCCGAATACTGGGAGGCACTAAGCCTGGTCGTTCGGGAACAGGGTCTGGATTTAATTCGCAAAACCCGACACAAAGAGCGTGATGAAAAAGCACGTCGGGTCTACTACCTGTCTTTAGAGTTCCTCGTTGGCCGTCTGCTGGGGAACAACCTGCATAACCTGGGTATTTATCATCAGGCTGAAGAAGCCATGGCGAACCTGGGCGTCAATCTGTCAGATGTTCTGGAACATGAAACCGACCCGGCTCTGGGTAATGGTGGTCTTGGCCGACTGGCGGCCTGCTTTATGGACTCGCTGGCCACGCTGGATCTGCCAGCCTTCGGCTATGGTATTAACTACCGTTTTGGTCTGTTCAAACAGGACTTTGCCGGTGGCAAACAGGTGGAAAGCCCTGATGCCTGGAGAGAGGAATCATGTCCATGGGGTATTGAACGTCCCAAGCGCAAGCAACTGATCAAGCTGTACGGTCGGGTGACTGAAAGGGCTGGCAAAGCCGTCTGGGAAGATACCCAGGAAATTCTGGGTATGCCCTGGGATGTGCCGGTGACCGGTTATGGCACTGATACGGTGAATACACTGCGCCTTTGGGAGAGTCGTGCCGCAGAAGGCTTTGACCTGTCCAGTTTCGATGAGGGCCGTTACCAGGAATCCCGGTCTGGTGAAATTCAGGCTGAAAACGTTAGTCAGGTGTTGTATCCAAACGACAACCACCCGGCAGGTAAAGAGCTGCGACTGATTCAGCAGTATTTCTTTGTCGCCTGTTCCATTGCCGACCTTATTGCCCGTTACAAGCGTGAAAACGGTGACAACTGGGATGGCTTTGCCGAAAAAGTAGCCATTCAGCTGAACGACACTCACCCGGCTATCGCTGTACCAGAGCTGATGCGCATCCTGATGGATGAAGAAGACATTGTTTTCAGCAAGGCGTTGTCTATCTGTCGTGAGGTGTTCTCTTACACCAACCACACCCTGTTGCCGGAAGCGCTGGAAAAATGGCCGCAGAACCTGATTACTAAAGTGCTGCCCCGCCATATGCAGATCATTCACATGATCAACTACCACTTCCTGCATACTGAAGTGGAGACCCAGTGGCCGGGTGATAACAACATGAAACGTCGCCTGTCTATTATCGAGGAGCCTGAGCGTCCCGGAGGTCAGCAGATGGTTCGCATGGCGTACCTGTCTGTTGTGGGTAGTCATAAGGTCAATGGTGTTGCTGCACTGCACTCTGGTCTGGTGAAAACCACACTGTTCCCTGAGTTCAATGAACTGTGGCCGGACAAACTGGTGAATGTGACCAACGGTGTAACTCCCCGTCGCTGGCTGGATTACTGCAACCCTGAACTGGCCAAACTGATTGATGACACGATTGGGAAGGACGAAAAGGCTGACTGGCGCAAAGACCTGAGCAAGCTGGATGCCATTAACGCCTATGCCGATGACCCTGCGTTCCAGAAGAAGTTTGCAGCCATCAAGCACAACAACAAGATTCGTTTTGCTGCGGTGGTGAAAGAGCTGTGTAATATCGATATCAGCCCGGATGCTATCTTCGATGTGCAGATTAAACGTCTGCATGAGTACAAGCGCCAACAGCTGAACCTGCTGCACATAATGGCTCTGTACCGTCGCCTGCTGGATAATCCGGACCTGGATGTACCACAGCGGGTGTTTATTTTTGGAGCCAAGGCAGCACCCGGCTATAAGGTGGCAAAAACCATTATTCATGCGATTAACCGTGTTGCCGAGCGTGTAAACAACGACCGTCGGATTAAAGACAAGCTGAAGGTGGTTTTTTTACCTAACTATCGTGTCAGCCTGGCAGAGAAAATTATCCCGGCTGCCGATGTGTCTGAGCAGATCTCTACCGCCGGCTTTGAGGCGTCCGGTACCGGCAATATGAAGTTTGCCCTGAACGGCGCTCTGACCGTAGGTACGCTTGATGGTGCGAACGTTGAGATTGCGGAAGAAGTCGGCGACGACAACATCTTTATCTATGGCCTGACCGTGGAAGAAGTGGCTGAACTGCGTCATCGCGGTTACAACCCTAAGGATGTCTACAACAGCAATGCGGAACTGAAAGCCGTGATCGACTGGCTGGCGTCTGGTGACCTGTGTCCTGAAGAGCCTGATGCCTTCCGTCCGCTGGTGGATTCACTGCTGGGTGGTGATTACTTCCTGACCCTGGTGGATTATCAGGCCTACAGCGATGCTCATGACAAGATCGTTGAGACCTGGAATAAACCGGAACTGTGGTGGAAGATGGCAATCATCAATACCGCATCCATGGGTAAATTCTCTTCTGACCGTTCCATTATGGATTATGCGAAAACCATCTGGAACATGGCGTAA